GACTTAATCTATTACAGATTTTGTTTTTGTCTGCCGCATTATACGGGCGTCAAAAACAAAAAATCCGGCGGGCAGGCGGCAAAAGGAGGGGTGATAAGCCTGCAAGAACATCCACTGTTTATCTATGAGGAGGATTCTGCTGGTTCATATCGAAATGAATTACCAGTGTTGTAAATCAGGTTTTATCGAAAGGGTGGTTTTGCATGAAAAAACGTTTGGCAATCCTATGTGCATTGGGCTGTATGGCATTTGGAACGGTTGCTTTTGCTGCGGACAGCAAGGCAGCCGCACCGGATGAGCAATGCTACACACCGGATAAGCTGATTACGCTGGACAAGCAGGATGTCGCAAAAGGAAAAGGCACTTTATATGGAAAATTCTCCTTTACTCGCGATATGCCACCTGCAGAGTCTGCCATGAAAGAAATCGGCTGGATGACCTTAAGGAAAGGCGCATCCATCGGCCTGCATAAACATGCTTTCAACGAAGATGCTTATATCATCATTTCCGGCGAGGGTATCTTTACGGATGGCACTGGCAAAGAAACGGTTGTACGGGCTGGCTCCATCACCATTGCCCGCCCCGGTCAGTCTCACGCGCTCAGAAATGAAAAGGACGAGCCCTTAGTCTTCCTGGATATTATCGCGCAGAACGATACCTATAAGGCAAATCATCCTGAGACCAACAAGAAATAAGTCGGATATTGGCAACCACGACTAAGTATAAAAAATGAGACTGGTGCATTGCATCAGCCTCATTTTTATATCCTTAGTTTTTAATTTTTGCTAGAACCTCTTCGGCGCTGATATTGTTTGCCAGCATGTAATCGGTGAGATCTTTATAATCCCCCATCAGCTTTCTTGGTTTTCAGATCATCCAACACAACTGTTGCATCATCCTTGCTCCGATACTG
The Selenomonas ruminantium AC2024 DNA segment above includes these coding regions:
- a CDS encoding cupin domain-containing protein, producing the protein MKKRLAILCALGCMAFGTVAFAADSKAAAPDEQCYTPDKLITLDKQDVAKGKGTLYGKFSFTRDMPPAESAMKEIGWMTLRKGASIGLHKHAFNEDAYIIISGEGIFTDGTGKETVVRAGSITIARPGQSHALRNEKDEPLVFLDIIAQNDTYKANHPETNKK